The nucleotide sequence ACTCGCCGACCATGATGACATCGGTGGGGGAACTTCCCCAGATTCCGGTCCAGGTTGGGTTTTGAGAAGATGGAAATGGGGTCGCGGCCGTCGCGACAGCGAGCAGGTTCAGGACAAGCCCGGCCACCATCCGCGTCCGGCGGCGGCCAGGGCTGAATACAACGAAGGCCGAGGTCATCAAAGTTCCAGCGGGTAAAGTTTAAAGCGGGTACGGAGTCTCGTGAATGACATAGAGTTAAGCCGGAGCGTATCGAAAGGCCGGAGGCCTGTCAAGATCCCCGTCGATGTTCCTCATCCAAGGCGCCCGGTTTGGCTTGACACGGACCGGGGTCTGTTGTATAAATGCGCACATCATGCTCTCCCTCCATCCCCAAGGGTTTGCGACCCTGGCACTGGCGGCCGGGTTGCTGTTTCTCGGCGGGTCGGTCGCGACGGCGTCGGATCCTCTCCGCGCGGCGTTTAACCCGAAAGACCTTCCGCCGGATCTGCATGCGATCTCGGTCCAAAATATCCCGATCGTGTACAGTGATCAGGGAAAGGGCGAGCCTCTGATCATTCTGCCTTCATATCCTTTCAGCCCCAAGTTCTGGGCGGATTTGGCCGCCCGTCTCAGCAGCTCTGTGCGCGTGATCGTGGTGGAGCCCCCGGGGATCCGGACTCCGTCCTCCATGGGAGGGGACTTTTCATCGCAACATCTTCTCTACATCTATCGGGACCTCATCAAAGCCTTGAGTCTAGGCCGTGCGCACGTCATGGGTGAAGGGGAGGGCGGCGGGCTTGCAGTGGCCTTGGGGCACCATTTCCCGGAGATGATCGGGGCCGTGGTGAGCATCGATGGGTTTGAATCAGTGAACTGGTCCGAAGGATTTGGAGGAATGTTGGGTCTCTTCGAAAAGGCCGCGTCGGGAGGATTCGGCATGCTGCTTTCGACCGGGTCTTTGAAGTATCGTGAGCAAGCGCCGTCGCAAGGGGAAATGGAAAAATGGCTCGTCCCGGTTCAGGAAGAAGACCAGAAGAAGGCGGTTCATGACCGCTTTAAGGCGTTTGCCTCCGATGTCCAA is from Nitrospiria bacterium and encodes:
- a CDS encoding alpha/beta hydrolase, whose protein sequence is MLSLHPQGFATLALAAGLLFLGGSVATASDPLRAAFNPKDLPPDLHAISVQNIPIVYSDQGKGEPLIILPSYPFSPKFWADLAARLSSSVRVIVVEPPGIRTPSSMGGDFSSQHLLYIYRDLIKALSLGRAHVMGEGEGGGLAVALGHHFPEMIGAVVSIDGFESVNWSEGFGGMLGLFEKAASGGFGMLLSTGSLKYREQAPSQGEMEKWLVPVQEEDQKKAVHDRFKAFASDVQESYILAMLPNFNRPLLLLRAENDQLLPEGEKYAQRTRSQIRKVPVDYQVIPKAGHFAFLDQPDKVAELIRIFLSNHAMSK